From a region of the Penaeus vannamei isolate JL-2024 chromosome 2, ASM4276789v1, whole genome shotgun sequence genome:
- the LOC113828296 gene encoding uncharacterized protein, whose product MVGWRRCGLTHAAVLAETVAQRYCSNPALTRITAKMVSRRMVGAALVALIASSFVSSAVAASMDAQEARKFAAKPNDIKKQQNFLPNNKQEQANDGGFQWGKILNMVMQIFIGGPTGGSSGASDKMDYITQLTTGEFSWSKVLALGLQVVLSVLGGGDNAALDRIDGGSPIEGILTAVISYLTGSSDPQEVGVMAKQATELFGLVVTLLDALRTSFSQRSFEARSMGTTDPMADAAVAATTMLKSYIKTYETEDDMCMQKYLCEANNDCVYSTGDTGYLFCQIGTYGMSYLLERTTYTPFEIYNDAGRRGRVGENCREIFSDCNDV is encoded by the exons ATGGTCGGGTGGCGGCGCTGCGGCCTCACTCACGCAGCAGTCCTCGCCGAGACAGTCGCTCAAAGGTACTGCTCCAATCCAGCCCTCACAAGAATCACTGCAAAG atGGTGTCTCGGCGCATGGTCGGAGCCGCCCTCGTGGCGCTcatcgcctcctccttcgtcagCTCTGCCGTCGCGGCCTCCATGGACGCGCAGGAGGCCAGGAAGTTCGCCGCCAAGCCCAACGACATCAAGAAGCAGCAGAACTTCCTACCCAACAATAAGCAG GAGCAGGCGAACGACGGCGGGTTCCAGTGGGGCAAGATCCTCAACATGGTGATGCAGATCTTCATCGGCGGGCCCACGGGCGGCTCCAGCGGCGCCTCCGACAAAATGGACTACATCACACAGCTCACG ACGGGCGAGTTCTCGTGGTCGAAGGTGCTGGCGCTCGGCCTCCAGGTGGTCCTCAGCGTGCTGGGCGGCGGCGACAACGCTGCTCTGGACAGGATTGACGGAGGCTCGCCCATTGAG GGAATTCTGACAGCCGTGATCTCGTACCTGACTGGCTCCAGCGACCCCCAGGAGGTCGGAGTCATGGCCAAGCAAGCGACTGAG CTCTTCGGACTGGTGGTGACTCTCCTGGACGCCCTGCGCACCTCCTTCTCGCAGAGGTCCTTCGAGGCACGCAGCATGGGCACCACTGACCCCATGGCCGATGCTGCTGTAGCTGCCACCACCATGCTCAAG AGCTACATCAAGACTTACGAGACCGAGGACGACATGTGCATGCAGAAGTACCTCTGCGAGGCGAACAATGACTGCGTGTACAGCACTGGCGACACTGGCTACCTGTTCTGCCAGATCGGAAC ATATGGAATGAGCTACCTGCTGGAGCGCACCACCTACACGCCCTTCGAGATCTACAACGACGCCGGACGCCGCGGCCGCGTCGGAGAGAACTGCAGGGAGATCTTCAGCGACTGCAATGACGTCTAa